From the Bos indicus x Bos taurus breed Angus x Brahman F1 hybrid chromosome 27, Bos_hybrid_MaternalHap_v2.0, whole genome shotgun sequence genome, one window contains:
- the TACC1 gene encoding transforming acidic coiled-coil-containing protein 1 isoform X3 has product MGGAHSQSPRGREPTAERSPRPRETASDSEGNFETPETETPIRSPLKESCESHLGLAGSGAKTQDSQEEEEELVAEVVGSCSSAAASRPSGQEAAPPAGGSRPVKDFREEPEHDASKISVVRPFSIESRNCGDVPVAPGTAALLGPAVGVQDNEAMTAGAALEADPGAGSPRPEPGAGRSRLRKPRPVPLRKKALGSELSEATPAPEDMCPVGEDGKAGSQKCAPEMMETPGGDAHDSGAEQPEDARSPPLQCEFDFAEDTETVESRRALPRKPGRKPGSRVMPQVHGAKAPPEPGPGASPTLRPRGGPLARQHSPPLSAQGSYRFDPDLFDESSDPFKPSMTFASGDFDSPAGNQVNEILESPKKAKSRLITTTEQVKFLCFLLSGCKVKKYEAQSLALDGCSQDEGSVISQISDISNRDGHATDEEKLASTSSVQKPTGAEGKGEPEDDLEYFECSNVPVSAINHAFSSSEAGSEKDPCQKMEKDGSTVPALLESPVEKTPVSVACGVESPLDGICLSESDKTAVLTLIREEIITKEIEANEWKKKYEETRQEVLEMRKIVAEYEKTIAQMIEDEQRTSMSSQKSFQQLTMEKEQALADLNSVERSLSDLFRRYENLKGVLEGFKKNEEALKKCAQDYLARVKQEEQRYQALKIHAEEKLDKANEEIAQVRTKAKAESAALHAGLRKEQMKVESLERALQQKNQEIEELTKICDELIAKLGKTD; this is encoded by the exons actcacaagaagaggaggaagagctgGTGGCTGAAGTGGTTGGAAGCTGTTCATCTGCGGCTGCTTCTCGACCCTCAGGGCAGGAGGCAGCGCCGCCCGCTGGCGGGTCTCGCCCAGTCAAGGATTTCAGAGAAGAGCCCGAACATGACGCGAGCAAGATCTCCGTCGTGAGGCCGTTTTCCATAGAATCCAGGAACTGCGGGGACGTCCCCGTGGCGCCCGGCACAGCCGCGCTCCTCGGCCCGGCCGTGGGCGTGCAAGACAACGAGGCCATGACCGCGGGCGCTGCCTTGGAAGCCGACCCCGGGGCGGGCAGCCCTCGTCCAGAGCCCGGGGCCGGCCGGAGCCGCTTGCGGAAGCCACGGCCCGTGCCCCTGCGGAAGAAGGCGCTGGGCAGCGAGCTCTCGGAAGCGACCCCTGCCCCGGAGGATATGTGTCCTGTCGGGGAGGATGGGAAGGCCGGGAGCCAGAAATGTGCCCCTGAGATGATGGAAACACCAGGCGGAGATGCCCACGACTCCGGGGCCGAGCAGCCGGAGGATGCGAGGAGCCCCCCACTGCAATGCGAATTCGATTTCGCCGAAGACACGGAGACCGTGGAGTCCAGGAGAGCCCTCCCGAGGAAGCCTGGCCGGAAACCGGGCAGCAGAGTCATGCCGCAGGTTCATGGCGCCAAGGCGCCACCGGAGCCGGGCCCTGGGGCGAGCCCCACCCTGCGGCCCCGCGGCGGCCCGCTGGCGCGGCAGCACTCGCCCCCGCTCTCCGCCCAGGGCTCCTACCGCTTTGACCCGGACCTCTTTGACGAGTCCTCGGATCCCTTTAAACCCAGTATGACTTTCGCCAGCGGTGACTTTGATTCTCCCGCCGGTAATCAAGTTAATGAAATCTTAGAATCACCCAAGAAGGCCAAGTCACGTTTAATAAC GACTACTGAACAAGtgaaatttctctgttttctgtt GAGTGGCTGTAAGGTGAAGAAATATGAAGCCCAGTCTCTTGCTTTGGATGGGTGTTCTCAG GATGAAGGATCAGTGATCTCCCAGATCTCAGACATTTCTAACAGGGACGGTCATGCTACTGATGAGGAGAAGCTGGCGTCCACATCATCGGTTCAGAAACCCACTGGGGCCGAGGGGAAAGGTGAGCCAGAGGACGACCTGGAGTACTTTGAATGTTCCAATGTTCCCGTGTCTGCCATAAATCATGCGTTTTCATCCTCAGAAGCAG GCTCCGAGAAGGATCCATgtcagaagatggagaaggatgGATCCACTGTGCCC GCACTGCTGGAGTCCCCGGTGGAGAAGACCCCCGTGTCCGTGGCCTGCGGGGTGGAGAGCCCCCTGGATGGCATCTGCCTCAGCGAATCAGATAAGACGGCCGTGCTCACCCTGATAAGGGAAGAG ATAATCACTAAAGAGATCGAAGCaaatgaatggaagaaaaaatacGAAGAAACCCGACAAGAAGTCTTGGAGATGAG GAAAATTGTGGCTGAGTATGAGAAGACCATTGCCCAAATGATTG AAGATGAACAGAGGACAAGCATGAGCTCTCAGAAGAGCTTCCAGCAGCTGACCATGGAGAAGGAGCAGGCCCTGGCCGACCTCAACTCGGTGGAAAGGTCCCTCTCTGACCTGTTCAGGAGATATGAGAACCTGAAGGGCGTCCTGGAAGGGTTCAAGAAG AATGAAGAAGCCTTGAAAAAATGTGCTCAGGATTACTTAGCCAGAGTTAAACAAGAAGAGCAACGGTATCAGGCCCTGAAGATCCATGCCGAGGAAAAACTAGACAA AGCCAATGAGGAGATTGCTCAGGTTCGAACAAAAGCCAAGGCTGAGAGCGCAGCTCTCCACGCGGGGCTCCGCAAGGAACAGATGAAGGTGGAGTCCCTGGAGAGGGCCCTTCAGCAGAAG aaccAAGAAATCGAAGAACTGACGAAAATCTGCGACGAGCTGATCGCCAAGCTGGGAAAGACGGACTGA
- the TACC1 gene encoding transforming acidic coiled-coil-containing protein 1 isoform X11 — MFILQSQLGISSKTNQQSSDSEGNFETPETETPIRSPLKESCESHLGLAGSGAKTQDSQEEEEELVAEVVGSCSSAAASRPSGQEAAPPAGGSRPVKDFREEPEHDASKISVVRPFSIESRNCGDVPVAPGTAALLGPAVGVQDNEAMTAGAALEADPGAGSPRPEPGAGRSRLRKPRPVPLRKKALGSELSEATPAPEDMCPVGEDGKAGSQKCAPEMMETPGGDAHDSGAEQPEDARSPPLQCEFDFAEDTETVESRRALPRKPGRKPGSRVMPQVHGAKAPPEPGPGASPTLRPRGGPLARQHSPPLSAQGSYRFDPDLFDESSDPFKPSMTFASGDFDSPAGNQVNEILESPKKAKSRLITSGCKVKKYEAQSLALDGCSQDEGSVISQISDISNRDGHATDEEKLASTSSVQKPTGAEGKGSEKDPCQKMEKDGSTVPALLESPVEKTPVSVACGVESPLDGICLSESDKTAVLTLIREEIITKEIEANEWKKKYEETRQEVLEMRKIVAEYEKTIAQMIEDEQRTSMSSQKSFQQLTMEKEQALADLNSVERSLSDLFRRYENLKGVLEGFKKNEEALKKCAQDYLARVKQEEQRYQALKIHAEEKLDKANEEIAQVRTKAKAESAALHAGLRKEQMKVESLERALQQKNQEIEELTKICDELIAKLGKTD, encoded by the exons actcacaagaagaggaggaagagctgGTGGCTGAAGTGGTTGGAAGCTGTTCATCTGCGGCTGCTTCTCGACCCTCAGGGCAGGAGGCAGCGCCGCCCGCTGGCGGGTCTCGCCCAGTCAAGGATTTCAGAGAAGAGCCCGAACATGACGCGAGCAAGATCTCCGTCGTGAGGCCGTTTTCCATAGAATCCAGGAACTGCGGGGACGTCCCCGTGGCGCCCGGCACAGCCGCGCTCCTCGGCCCGGCCGTGGGCGTGCAAGACAACGAGGCCATGACCGCGGGCGCTGCCTTGGAAGCCGACCCCGGGGCGGGCAGCCCTCGTCCAGAGCCCGGGGCCGGCCGGAGCCGCTTGCGGAAGCCACGGCCCGTGCCCCTGCGGAAGAAGGCGCTGGGCAGCGAGCTCTCGGAAGCGACCCCTGCCCCGGAGGATATGTGTCCTGTCGGGGAGGATGGGAAGGCCGGGAGCCAGAAATGTGCCCCTGAGATGATGGAAACACCAGGCGGAGATGCCCACGACTCCGGGGCCGAGCAGCCGGAGGATGCGAGGAGCCCCCCACTGCAATGCGAATTCGATTTCGCCGAAGACACGGAGACCGTGGAGTCCAGGAGAGCCCTCCCGAGGAAGCCTGGCCGGAAACCGGGCAGCAGAGTCATGCCGCAGGTTCATGGCGCCAAGGCGCCACCGGAGCCGGGCCCTGGGGCGAGCCCCACCCTGCGGCCCCGCGGCGGCCCGCTGGCGCGGCAGCACTCGCCCCCGCTCTCCGCCCAGGGCTCCTACCGCTTTGACCCGGACCTCTTTGACGAGTCCTCGGATCCCTTTAAACCCAGTATGACTTTCGCCAGCGGTGACTTTGATTCTCCCGCCGGTAATCAAGTTAATGAAATCTTAGAATCACCCAAGAAGGCCAAGTCACGTTTAATAAC GAGTGGCTGTAAGGTGAAGAAATATGAAGCCCAGTCTCTTGCTTTGGATGGGTGTTCTCAG GATGAAGGATCAGTGATCTCCCAGATCTCAGACATTTCTAACAGGGACGGTCATGCTACTGATGAGGAGAAGCTGGCGTCCACATCATCGGTTCAGAAACCCACTGGGGCCGAGGGGAAAG GCTCCGAGAAGGATCCATgtcagaagatggagaaggatgGATCCACTGTGCCC GCACTGCTGGAGTCCCCGGTGGAGAAGACCCCCGTGTCCGTGGCCTGCGGGGTGGAGAGCCCCCTGGATGGCATCTGCCTCAGCGAATCAGATAAGACGGCCGTGCTCACCCTGATAAGGGAAGAG ATAATCACTAAAGAGATCGAAGCaaatgaatggaagaaaaaatacGAAGAAACCCGACAAGAAGTCTTGGAGATGAG GAAAATTGTGGCTGAGTATGAGAAGACCATTGCCCAAATGATTG AAGATGAACAGAGGACAAGCATGAGCTCTCAGAAGAGCTTCCAGCAGCTGACCATGGAGAAGGAGCAGGCCCTGGCCGACCTCAACTCGGTGGAAAGGTCCCTCTCTGACCTGTTCAGGAGATATGAGAACCTGAAGGGCGTCCTGGAAGGGTTCAAGAAG AATGAAGAAGCCTTGAAAAAATGTGCTCAGGATTACTTAGCCAGAGTTAAACAAGAAGAGCAACGGTATCAGGCCCTGAAGATCCATGCCGAGGAAAAACTAGACAA AGCCAATGAGGAGATTGCTCAGGTTCGAACAAAAGCCAAGGCTGAGAGCGCAGCTCTCCACGCGGGGCTCCGCAAGGAACAGATGAAGGTGGAGTCCCTGGAGAGGGCCCTTCAGCAGAAG aaccAAGAAATCGAAGAACTGACGAAAATCTGCGACGAGCTGATCGCCAAGCTGGGAAAGACGGACTGA
- the TACC1 gene encoding transforming acidic coiled-coil-containing protein 1 isoform X5 yields the protein MFILQSQLGISSKTNQQSSDSEGNFETPETETPIRSPLKESCESHLGLAGSGAKTQDSQEEEEELVAEVVGSCSSAAASRPSGQEAAPPAGGSRPVKDFREEPEHDASKISVVRPFSIESRNCGDVPVAPGTAALLGPAVGVQDNEAMTAGAALEADPGAGSPRPEPGAGRSRLRKPRPVPLRKKALGSELSEATPAPEDMCPVGEDGKAGSQKCAPEMMETPGGDAHDSGAEQPEDARSPPLQCEFDFAEDTETVESRRALPRKPGRKPGSRVMPQVHGAKAPPEPGPGASPTLRPRGGPLARQHSPPLSAQGSYRFDPDLFDESSDPFKPSMTFASGDFDSPAGNQVNEILESPKKAKSRLITTTEQVKFLCFLLSGCKVKKYEAQSLALDGCSQDEGSVISQISDISNRDGHATDEEKLASTSSVQKPTGAEGKGEPEDDLEYFECSNVPVSAINHAFSSSEAGSEKDPCQKMEKDGSTVPALLESPVEKTPVSVACGVESPLDGICLSESDKTAVLTLIREEIITKEIEANEWKKKYEETRQEVLEMRKIVAEYEKTIAQMIEDEQRTSMSSQKSFQQLTMEKEQALADLNSVERSLSDLFRRYENLKGVLEGFKKNEEALKKCAQDYLARVKQEEQRYQALKIHAEEKLDKANEEIAQVRTKAKAESAALHAGLRKEQMKVESLERALQQKNQEIEELTKICDELIAKLGKTD from the exons actcacaagaagaggaggaagagctgGTGGCTGAAGTGGTTGGAAGCTGTTCATCTGCGGCTGCTTCTCGACCCTCAGGGCAGGAGGCAGCGCCGCCCGCTGGCGGGTCTCGCCCAGTCAAGGATTTCAGAGAAGAGCCCGAACATGACGCGAGCAAGATCTCCGTCGTGAGGCCGTTTTCCATAGAATCCAGGAACTGCGGGGACGTCCCCGTGGCGCCCGGCACAGCCGCGCTCCTCGGCCCGGCCGTGGGCGTGCAAGACAACGAGGCCATGACCGCGGGCGCTGCCTTGGAAGCCGACCCCGGGGCGGGCAGCCCTCGTCCAGAGCCCGGGGCCGGCCGGAGCCGCTTGCGGAAGCCACGGCCCGTGCCCCTGCGGAAGAAGGCGCTGGGCAGCGAGCTCTCGGAAGCGACCCCTGCCCCGGAGGATATGTGTCCTGTCGGGGAGGATGGGAAGGCCGGGAGCCAGAAATGTGCCCCTGAGATGATGGAAACACCAGGCGGAGATGCCCACGACTCCGGGGCCGAGCAGCCGGAGGATGCGAGGAGCCCCCCACTGCAATGCGAATTCGATTTCGCCGAAGACACGGAGACCGTGGAGTCCAGGAGAGCCCTCCCGAGGAAGCCTGGCCGGAAACCGGGCAGCAGAGTCATGCCGCAGGTTCATGGCGCCAAGGCGCCACCGGAGCCGGGCCCTGGGGCGAGCCCCACCCTGCGGCCCCGCGGCGGCCCGCTGGCGCGGCAGCACTCGCCCCCGCTCTCCGCCCAGGGCTCCTACCGCTTTGACCCGGACCTCTTTGACGAGTCCTCGGATCCCTTTAAACCCAGTATGACTTTCGCCAGCGGTGACTTTGATTCTCCCGCCGGTAATCAAGTTAATGAAATCTTAGAATCACCCAAGAAGGCCAAGTCACGTTTAATAAC GACTACTGAACAAGtgaaatttctctgttttctgtt GAGTGGCTGTAAGGTGAAGAAATATGAAGCCCAGTCTCTTGCTTTGGATGGGTGTTCTCAG GATGAAGGATCAGTGATCTCCCAGATCTCAGACATTTCTAACAGGGACGGTCATGCTACTGATGAGGAGAAGCTGGCGTCCACATCATCGGTTCAGAAACCCACTGGGGCCGAGGGGAAAGGTGAGCCAGAGGACGACCTGGAGTACTTTGAATGTTCCAATGTTCCCGTGTCTGCCATAAATCATGCGTTTTCATCCTCAGAAGCAG GCTCCGAGAAGGATCCATgtcagaagatggagaaggatgGATCCACTGTGCCC GCACTGCTGGAGTCCCCGGTGGAGAAGACCCCCGTGTCCGTGGCCTGCGGGGTGGAGAGCCCCCTGGATGGCATCTGCCTCAGCGAATCAGATAAGACGGCCGTGCTCACCCTGATAAGGGAAGAG ATAATCACTAAAGAGATCGAAGCaaatgaatggaagaaaaaatacGAAGAAACCCGACAAGAAGTCTTGGAGATGAG GAAAATTGTGGCTGAGTATGAGAAGACCATTGCCCAAATGATTG AAGATGAACAGAGGACAAGCATGAGCTCTCAGAAGAGCTTCCAGCAGCTGACCATGGAGAAGGAGCAGGCCCTGGCCGACCTCAACTCGGTGGAAAGGTCCCTCTCTGACCTGTTCAGGAGATATGAGAACCTGAAGGGCGTCCTGGAAGGGTTCAAGAAG AATGAAGAAGCCTTGAAAAAATGTGCTCAGGATTACTTAGCCAGAGTTAAACAAGAAGAGCAACGGTATCAGGCCCTGAAGATCCATGCCGAGGAAAAACTAGACAA AGCCAATGAGGAGATTGCTCAGGTTCGAACAAAAGCCAAGGCTGAGAGCGCAGCTCTCCACGCGGGGCTCCGCAAGGAACAGATGAAGGTGGAGTCCCTGGAGAGGGCCCTTCAGCAGAAG aaccAAGAAATCGAAGAACTGACGAAAATCTGCGACGAGCTGATCGCCAAGCTGGGAAAGACGGACTGA
- the TACC1 gene encoding transforming acidic coiled-coil-containing protein 1 isoform X8: MFILQSQLGISSKTNQQSSDSEGNFETPETETPIRSPLKESCESHLGLAGSGAKTQDSQEEEEELVAEVVGSCSSAAASRPSGQEAAPPAGGSRPVKDFREEPEHDASKISVVRPFSIESRNCGDVPVAPGTAALLGPAVGVQDNEAMTAGAALEADPGAGSPRPEPGAGRSRLRKPRPVPLRKKALGSELSEATPAPEDMCPVGEDGKAGSQKCAPEMMETPGGDAHDSGAEQPEDARSPPLQCEFDFAEDTETVESRRALPRKPGRKPGSRVMPQVHGAKAPPEPGPGASPTLRPRGGPLARQHSPPLSAQGSYRFDPDLFDESSDPFKPSMTFASGDFDSPAGNQVNEILESPKKAKSRLITSGCKVKKYEAQSLALDGCSQDEGSVISQISDISNRDGHATDEEKLASTSSVQKPTGAEGKGEPEDDLEYFECSNVPVSAINHAFSSSEAGSEKDPCQKMEKDGSTVPALLESPVEKTPVSVACGVESPLDGICLSESDKTAVLTLIREEIITKEIEANEWKKKYEETRQEVLEMRKIVAEYEKTIAQMIEDEQRTSMSSQKSFQQLTMEKEQALADLNSVERSLSDLFRRYENLKGVLEGFKKNEEALKKCAQDYLARVKQEEQRYQALKIHAEEKLDKANEEIAQVRTKAKAESAALHAGLRKEQMKVESLERALQQKNQEIEELTKICDELIAKLGKTD; encoded by the exons actcacaagaagaggaggaagagctgGTGGCTGAAGTGGTTGGAAGCTGTTCATCTGCGGCTGCTTCTCGACCCTCAGGGCAGGAGGCAGCGCCGCCCGCTGGCGGGTCTCGCCCAGTCAAGGATTTCAGAGAAGAGCCCGAACATGACGCGAGCAAGATCTCCGTCGTGAGGCCGTTTTCCATAGAATCCAGGAACTGCGGGGACGTCCCCGTGGCGCCCGGCACAGCCGCGCTCCTCGGCCCGGCCGTGGGCGTGCAAGACAACGAGGCCATGACCGCGGGCGCTGCCTTGGAAGCCGACCCCGGGGCGGGCAGCCCTCGTCCAGAGCCCGGGGCCGGCCGGAGCCGCTTGCGGAAGCCACGGCCCGTGCCCCTGCGGAAGAAGGCGCTGGGCAGCGAGCTCTCGGAAGCGACCCCTGCCCCGGAGGATATGTGTCCTGTCGGGGAGGATGGGAAGGCCGGGAGCCAGAAATGTGCCCCTGAGATGATGGAAACACCAGGCGGAGATGCCCACGACTCCGGGGCCGAGCAGCCGGAGGATGCGAGGAGCCCCCCACTGCAATGCGAATTCGATTTCGCCGAAGACACGGAGACCGTGGAGTCCAGGAGAGCCCTCCCGAGGAAGCCTGGCCGGAAACCGGGCAGCAGAGTCATGCCGCAGGTTCATGGCGCCAAGGCGCCACCGGAGCCGGGCCCTGGGGCGAGCCCCACCCTGCGGCCCCGCGGCGGCCCGCTGGCGCGGCAGCACTCGCCCCCGCTCTCCGCCCAGGGCTCCTACCGCTTTGACCCGGACCTCTTTGACGAGTCCTCGGATCCCTTTAAACCCAGTATGACTTTCGCCAGCGGTGACTTTGATTCTCCCGCCGGTAATCAAGTTAATGAAATCTTAGAATCACCCAAGAAGGCCAAGTCACGTTTAATAAC GAGTGGCTGTAAGGTGAAGAAATATGAAGCCCAGTCTCTTGCTTTGGATGGGTGTTCTCAG GATGAAGGATCAGTGATCTCCCAGATCTCAGACATTTCTAACAGGGACGGTCATGCTACTGATGAGGAGAAGCTGGCGTCCACATCATCGGTTCAGAAACCCACTGGGGCCGAGGGGAAAGGTGAGCCAGAGGACGACCTGGAGTACTTTGAATGTTCCAATGTTCCCGTGTCTGCCATAAATCATGCGTTTTCATCCTCAGAAGCAG GCTCCGAGAAGGATCCATgtcagaagatggagaaggatgGATCCACTGTGCCC GCACTGCTGGAGTCCCCGGTGGAGAAGACCCCCGTGTCCGTGGCCTGCGGGGTGGAGAGCCCCCTGGATGGCATCTGCCTCAGCGAATCAGATAAGACGGCCGTGCTCACCCTGATAAGGGAAGAG ATAATCACTAAAGAGATCGAAGCaaatgaatggaagaaaaaatacGAAGAAACCCGACAAGAAGTCTTGGAGATGAG GAAAATTGTGGCTGAGTATGAGAAGACCATTGCCCAAATGATTG AAGATGAACAGAGGACAAGCATGAGCTCTCAGAAGAGCTTCCAGCAGCTGACCATGGAGAAGGAGCAGGCCCTGGCCGACCTCAACTCGGTGGAAAGGTCCCTCTCTGACCTGTTCAGGAGATATGAGAACCTGAAGGGCGTCCTGGAAGGGTTCAAGAAG AATGAAGAAGCCTTGAAAAAATGTGCTCAGGATTACTTAGCCAGAGTTAAACAAGAAGAGCAACGGTATCAGGCCCTGAAGATCCATGCCGAGGAAAAACTAGACAA AGCCAATGAGGAGATTGCTCAGGTTCGAACAAAAGCCAAGGCTGAGAGCGCAGCTCTCCACGCGGGGCTCCGCAAGGAACAGATGAAGGTGGAGTCCCTGGAGAGGGCCCTTCAGCAGAAG aaccAAGAAATCGAAGAACTGACGAAAATCTGCGACGAGCTGATCGCCAAGCTGGGAAAGACGGACTGA
- the TACC1 gene encoding transforming acidic coiled-coil-containing protein 1 isoform X10 yields the protein MGGAHSQSPRGREPTAERSPRPRETASDSEGNFETPETETPIRSPLKESCESHLGLAGSGAKTQDSQEEEEELVAEVVGSCSSAAASRPSGQEAAPPAGGSRPVKDFREEPEHDASKISVVRPFSIESRNCGDVPVAPGTAALLGPAVGVQDNEAMTAGAALEADPGAGSPRPEPGAGRSRLRKPRPVPLRKKALGSELSEATPAPEDMCPVGEDGKAGSQKCAPEMMETPGGDAHDSGAEQPEDARSPPLQCEFDFAEDTETVESRRALPRKPGRKPGSRVMPQVHGAKAPPEPGPGASPTLRPRGGPLARQHSPPLSAQGSYRFDPDLFDESSDPFKPSMTFASGDFDSPAGNQVNEILESPKKAKSRLITSGCKVKKYEAQSLALDGCSQDEGSVISQISDISNRDGHATDEEKLASTSSVQKPTGAEGKGSEKDPCQKMEKDGSTVPALLESPVEKTPVSVACGVESPLDGICLSESDKTAVLTLIREEIITKEIEANEWKKKYEETRQEVLEMRKIVAEYEKTIAQMIEDEQRTSMSSQKSFQQLTMEKEQALADLNSVERSLSDLFRRYENLKGVLEGFKKNEEALKKCAQDYLARVKQEEQRYQALKIHAEEKLDKANEEIAQVRTKAKAESAALHAGLRKEQMKVESLERALQQKNQEIEELTKICDELIAKLGKTD from the exons actcacaagaagaggaggaagagctgGTGGCTGAAGTGGTTGGAAGCTGTTCATCTGCGGCTGCTTCTCGACCCTCAGGGCAGGAGGCAGCGCCGCCCGCTGGCGGGTCTCGCCCAGTCAAGGATTTCAGAGAAGAGCCCGAACATGACGCGAGCAAGATCTCCGTCGTGAGGCCGTTTTCCATAGAATCCAGGAACTGCGGGGACGTCCCCGTGGCGCCCGGCACAGCCGCGCTCCTCGGCCCGGCCGTGGGCGTGCAAGACAACGAGGCCATGACCGCGGGCGCTGCCTTGGAAGCCGACCCCGGGGCGGGCAGCCCTCGTCCAGAGCCCGGGGCCGGCCGGAGCCGCTTGCGGAAGCCACGGCCCGTGCCCCTGCGGAAGAAGGCGCTGGGCAGCGAGCTCTCGGAAGCGACCCCTGCCCCGGAGGATATGTGTCCTGTCGGGGAGGATGGGAAGGCCGGGAGCCAGAAATGTGCCCCTGAGATGATGGAAACACCAGGCGGAGATGCCCACGACTCCGGGGCCGAGCAGCCGGAGGATGCGAGGAGCCCCCCACTGCAATGCGAATTCGATTTCGCCGAAGACACGGAGACCGTGGAGTCCAGGAGAGCCCTCCCGAGGAAGCCTGGCCGGAAACCGGGCAGCAGAGTCATGCCGCAGGTTCATGGCGCCAAGGCGCCACCGGAGCCGGGCCCTGGGGCGAGCCCCACCCTGCGGCCCCGCGGCGGCCCGCTGGCGCGGCAGCACTCGCCCCCGCTCTCCGCCCAGGGCTCCTACCGCTTTGACCCGGACCTCTTTGACGAGTCCTCGGATCCCTTTAAACCCAGTATGACTTTCGCCAGCGGTGACTTTGATTCTCCCGCCGGTAATCAAGTTAATGAAATCTTAGAATCACCCAAGAAGGCCAAGTCACGTTTAATAAC GAGTGGCTGTAAGGTGAAGAAATATGAAGCCCAGTCTCTTGCTTTGGATGGGTGTTCTCAG GATGAAGGATCAGTGATCTCCCAGATCTCAGACATTTCTAACAGGGACGGTCATGCTACTGATGAGGAGAAGCTGGCGTCCACATCATCGGTTCAGAAACCCACTGGGGCCGAGGGGAAAG GCTCCGAGAAGGATCCATgtcagaagatggagaaggatgGATCCACTGTGCCC GCACTGCTGGAGTCCCCGGTGGAGAAGACCCCCGTGTCCGTGGCCTGCGGGGTGGAGAGCCCCCTGGATGGCATCTGCCTCAGCGAATCAGATAAGACGGCCGTGCTCACCCTGATAAGGGAAGAG ATAATCACTAAAGAGATCGAAGCaaatgaatggaagaaaaaatacGAAGAAACCCGACAAGAAGTCTTGGAGATGAG GAAAATTGTGGCTGAGTATGAGAAGACCATTGCCCAAATGATTG AAGATGAACAGAGGACAAGCATGAGCTCTCAGAAGAGCTTCCAGCAGCTGACCATGGAGAAGGAGCAGGCCCTGGCCGACCTCAACTCGGTGGAAAGGTCCCTCTCTGACCTGTTCAGGAGATATGAGAACCTGAAGGGCGTCCTGGAAGGGTTCAAGAAG AATGAAGAAGCCTTGAAAAAATGTGCTCAGGATTACTTAGCCAGAGTTAAACAAGAAGAGCAACGGTATCAGGCCCTGAAGATCCATGCCGAGGAAAAACTAGACAA AGCCAATGAGGAGATTGCTCAGGTTCGAACAAAAGCCAAGGCTGAGAGCGCAGCTCTCCACGCGGGGCTCCGCAAGGAACAGATGAAGGTGGAGTCCCTGGAGAGGGCCCTTCAGCAGAAG aaccAAGAAATCGAAGAACTGACGAAAATCTGCGACGAGCTGATCGCCAAGCTGGGAAAGACGGACTGA